TCTGATATCGCAAACGggtccttctcttcctcctctggtaTTGGTTGAGATTGCTTTTGTTTCCCTTTTTGTGGTGGCGGATTGCTTCCAAGGTAtatcccatcaacctcatcctcttcctcctcttcatcatcatcatcatcatcatcctcctcgtcgtcctcctcttcctcatccgaATCGTCCGAGTCTATTGGGGCTCGTCTGTTGACATTGCCCCCCGCCCAGATATCAtccccctcggcctcctccctaTTCTCAGCATACTCCCtgtccaacctctccatccattCCTCCTGCGCCCTCTTGACCcccgcctcatcctcacaGGCAGCGTACTTCTTGAGCAACTTCTCGTTGATCTCCAAAAACGCCTTGCCATACGAGAAAGGAGCGAGGATCTCCTCGGCCCATTCTAAATGTCCGCAAATCGCAAAAGCGGCCGCGAGAGCCTCGACGCAGTTTAACCTCCAGGGCTTGCCGTAGTTGACTGTgttggcggcgacgaggTAGGGGAGGAGACGCTCGTGTTTGCCGCCGACTTTGTTCCATTGGACCTCTTGGGTGCGCGCCCAGGAGCACTCGACCACGGCGGCGCCGTTGGCTTCCAGGATGGGGCGGTCGGCGGGGGAGACTGTCTGTTTGCcgttgggggtgatgatgacgccGGCGTGGCgctggccgaggtggaggtcgCGCATGAGGCCGAGCTTCATGAGTTTCTTGCCGGAGCAGCGTTTGGGGTCGCAGTGGCCTAGGTCCCAGCAGGCGGCTTTGAAGG
The sequence above is a segment of the Podospora pseudoanserina strain CBS 124.78 chromosome 5, whole genome shotgun sequence genome. Coding sequences within it:
- the TSR3 gene encoding ribosome biogenesis protein tsr3 (BUSCO:EOG092656RK; COG:S; EggNog:ENOG503NUW8), translated to MVRHKKDNFSRGGKNPHRGPPRHSNRPESNPNNDDPTLPSSSTTTRSRPAFKAACWDLGHCDPKRCSGKKLMKLGLMRDLHLGQRHAGVIITPNGKQTVSPADRPILEANGAAVVECSWARTQEVQWNKVGGKHERLLPYLVAANTVNYGKPWRLNCVEALAAAFAICGHLEWAEEILAPFSYGKAFLEINEKLLKKYAACEDEAGVKRAQEEWMERLDREYAENREEAEGDDIWAGGNVNRRAPIDSDDSDEEEEDDEEDDDDDDDEEEEEDEVDGIYLGSNPPPQKGKQKQSQPIPEEEEKDPFAISDDSDDDAEMEAIRRKILASKPFTEKEDILEKKPEVISRPTPHSQNMKPDSDAEPDSDNGSDNEDFDDIIDATPMTDRIGLSKLEKERARVQTTSRTFSSGGANAPNRW